One genomic window of Medicago truncatula cultivar Jemalong A17 chromosome 1, MtrunA17r5.0-ANR, whole genome shotgun sequence includes the following:
- the LOC25485404 gene encoding putative FBD-associated F-box protein At3g50710: MLNGLVDADVPPRLPHSIFSCKTLEVLKLSWFRVEGFCVSSVQFGFPSLKTLHLKRINFDNYRDMLLLLAGCPILEDFKAFNLFVYNDVWEESFCQVIQRLNLSKLIRAYITDSCYFPLEALFHLEFLKIQLMEMYTPYDFATYHNLTHLVINNIWDSVLQALHHCPKLQNLELYQKTHSWWDEHIEGQEQESWVDPKFPPQCLQLSLRTCTIRDFTFSDLQHNIMLARYILNNAKVLQTMTIWSDKDQPQIERELSSCPRASATCQLSVY, encoded by the exons ATGCTCAATGGTCTGGTTGATGCTGATGTACCCCCGAGATTACCCCATAGCATATTTAGCTGTAAAACCCTAGAGGTTCTAAAGCTTAGTTGGTTCCGTGTAGAGGGCTTTTGTGTTTCTTCTGTTCAATTTGGATTTCCCTCACTGAAAACGCTTCATTTGAAACGCATTAATTTTGACAATTATCGAGATATGTTGTTGCTGCTTGCTGGATGTCCAATTCTTGAGGATTTCAAGGCATTCAATTTATTCGTCTACAATGACGTGTGGGAAGAAAGTTTCTGTCAAGTGATTCAGAGGTTAAACTTAAGCAAGTTGATTAGAGCATATATTACTGACAGTTGTTATTTTCCGTTGGAAGCACTTTTTCATTTGGAATTTCTAAAAATACAACTAATGGAG ATGTATACTCCGTATGATTTTGCTACCTACCATAATTTGACTCACTTGGTGATCAACAATATTTGGGATTCGGTATTACAAGCGCTCCACCACTGCCCTAAACTTCAAAATCTCGAGCTTTATCAG AAGACACACAGTTGGTGGGATGAGCACATTGAAGGACAAGAACAAGAAAGTTGGGTGGACCCTAAGTTCCCTCCACAATGCCTTCAATTATCTCTTAGAACCTGCACTATTCGGGACTTTACCTTTAGTGACCTACAGCATAATATTATGTTAGCAAGATATATTCTAAATAATGCAAAAGTTTTACAAACTATGACAATATGGAGCGACAAGGACCAACCTCAaatagaaagggaattatcctCATGTCCAAGGGCCTCTGCAACATGTCAACTTTCAGTTTATTGA